The following is a genomic window from Bordetella sp. H567.
TCTCGTTCACGGGCCGCATCACGCAGCCCGGGTATGCCAGCCGTGTCGCGGCGCTGCGCAAGGACTGGTCGCTGCCCGTCGGCCGTCCCTTCGTCAACGACGACTGGAACAAGGCCAAATCGGCGCTGCTGAACGACGTGGGCGACAAGGACTTCCTGTTGGCGCGCATCGCGGCATCGTCCGCCGATGTGCAGGCCGACCAGGGCGAGGTACGCTTGAAGGTCGTGATTGACAGCGGTCCGGCGGTGCGCATGGGCGCGCTCGAAATCGAGGGCCTGGATCGCGTGCCGCCGTCGCTGGTGCGCCGCTATGTGCGATACAAGCCGGGCGAGGCCTACGACCAGGACAAGCTGAACAGCTGGCAGCAGGTCTTGCAGAGCACGTCCTTCTTCCGGGGGGCTTTCGTCTCCATGGTTCGGCCCGATGGGTCGCACGACACGCCGCCCGCGCAGACGCCCGCCACCTCGACGCCGCAGGGCGACCCCGGCGTGGCGGCCGGCGGACAGCCGGCGCGCGGCGTGGACAGCAACAGCGAGATCACGCTGCCGGTGCAGGTGCGGGTGGTCGAGGCGCCGCCCAAGCGTTTTTCCGCATCGCTGGGCGTGGACAGCGACGTGGGCGTGGGCGTGGAGGCCTTGTATCGCCAGCACGTGGTCTTCGGGCAGCCGCTCACCATGGAGTCCGGTATTGGCGTGAACCGCCTGCGCCAGCGGGTGTACACCGATTTCTACCTGCCGCCGGACGGGCGCGGGAACAAGGACAGCGTGGGCGTGTTGGCCGAACATTCCGACATCCAGGGCCAGGAGGTCACGCGTTTCGCGCTGGGCGCCACACGCCTGCAGGAACGCCATGGCGAGGGCCGGGTGGACTATGAAACCCGCTGGGGCCTGCTGGCGGCGCACGACAGCGTCAGGATCCAGGGCGCCAGCAGCTACGACCTGCCCAGCCTGACCGGCACCGTCGAATGGCTGCGGCGCGACGTCGACAACAAATACGATCCGCGCGAAGGCAGTCTGGTCGCGCTGGGCGGCGGCCTGGGCGTCACGCTGGACACCGGCAGGCCCTACAGCCGTGCCCGTGCCCGCGCCCAGCGATGGTGGCCCGTGGGCCAGCGCGACGTTTTCACGATGCGCGGCGAAATCGGCAAGGTGTGGTCCGACAACACGCGGGTCCCGCCGGATTTTGGATTCCGTACGGGCGGCGCGCGCAGCATACGCGGCTATCCCTACCTGAGTATCGGGGTGGACCGCGGCGATGCGGTGGTGGACGCCCCCACCTTGCTGGTCGGCAGCGTTGAATACGACCACTATTTCGATGAGCGCTGGGGCATCGGCTTTTTCGTGGACGCCGGCGATGCCGCCCAGTCCTTCGGCGATATGCAAATTGCGGTCGGCTATGGCGTGGGCGCGCGGGTCCGCACGCCGGCGGGACCGCTGTTCCTGGATGTCGCCTACGGGCAGCGCGACCATTCATTGCGCCTGGCGTTCTCGCTGGGGATCGCGTTTTGAATATCCTGGCCCGGCTGCTGCGCAATGTCGTGGTGTGGTGGGTGCCGACCCTGCTGCTGTTCCTGTGCGCTCTGGCCGCGGCGGTGGGCTGGGTGGCTGCCACGCAACCCGGCGCGCAATGGCTGGCGCGCACTGCCATGCCCCAGTTGGGCGGGCGGGCCGAAGACCTTACGGGCTCGGTCTGGGGCGGCCTGCATGTCGGCCACCTGGTCGTCGACGCCGCCGGCGTGTCGCTGGACGCGCGCAACCTGACGCTGCGGGTGGCCTGGATGGAATTGCTGCAGCGGCGGCTGCGCGTGCGCGAACTGTCCGCCGACAGCCTGGATCTGGACCTACACGATATCGCACAGGGAACGGCGCCGTCGGACCAAGCGGGGCAAACCCCATCCCTGCCGCTGGATATCGCGGTGGACCGGCTGGTGGTGGGAGAACTTGCGCTGCGGCGCAACGGCGAGCCGATGCCCGTCGCACTCAGCGGCCTGCAGGCGGCATTGCGTGCGGGCGCGGATGGGGCGCGGGCGCGCATCGACACCTTGCACGTCGCGCATGCATGGGGCGATGCCGATCTTCAAGGGCAAGCCGAGTTGAAGCAGTTGGCCGCACCCTGGCCGCTGGCCGCGCGGCTGCACGTCGCGGCCCGCGGCCAGGGCGCGGATTCGCCGCTGTGCGTGGGAAGGTTCGTGAAGGCGGCGGCCCCTTCCGCTGCCGCCGCCCCCGATCCCTGCCTGCTCCAGGCCGACCTGCAGGTGGGCGGGTCGCTCGACGCCCTGTCGGCGACCGTCGCGGCGCAGGGGGCCGGCGCGGTGCTGTCGGCCAAAGCGGACCTGGCGCCGCAGGATGCGCTGCCGCTGCGCGTTGCCGACGCCTCGCTGCAATTGCCCGATGGCACGTCCGCCGCCGTCTCGCTGGCCGTCTCCCGCGACGATGCCCGGCGCGCCATCCGGCTGCAGGGTAGCCTCGCGGCGAAGGGCCTGGATCTGGCCCGCCTGTCGGGCAACGCCATTCCGCCGGCGGTGCTGACCGCCCACGGCAGTTTCGACACCTTGCTGACGGACGGCTACGTCCTGCGCGACGGCCGGATCGAGCTGGTCGTCGACCCGGGCAGCCGCTGGAACAGGCAGGCCCTGCAAGGCAGCGCGCGAGGCCGTGTCATGACGTCAGCCAACGATGATCCGTCCGCGGACTGGACCGCCGCCCTGGGCGACGTGCGCGTGCAGGGCCTGGCGGTGG
Proteins encoded in this region:
- a CDS encoding autotransporter assembly complex protein TamA, which translates into the protein MQWLAGLLLCVLLALVQTAYAKPEIIIDPGTVDPASVKAVNDAVQVIARLASDQDGGEADRLRRRARDAALAALATQGYFAARVTLNTGSDVGGGTWDIAIDAGVRARIVAVDLSFTGRITQPGYASRVAALRKDWSLPVGRPFVNDDWNKAKSALLNDVGDKDFLLARIAASSADVQADQGEVRLKVVIDSGPAVRMGALEIEGLDRVPPSLVRRYVRYKPGEAYDQDKLNSWQQVLQSTSFFRGAFVSMVRPDGSHDTPPAQTPATSTPQGDPGVAAGGQPARGVDSNSEITLPVQVRVVEAPPKRFSASLGVDSDVGVGVEALYRQHVVFGQPLTMESGIGVNRLRQRVYTDFYLPPDGRGNKDSVGVLAEHSDIQGQEVTRFALGATRLQERHGEGRVDYETRWGLLAAHDSVRIQGASSYDLPSLTGTVEWLRRDVDNKYDPREGSLVALGGGLGVTLDTGRPYSRARARAQRWWPVGQRDVFTMRGEIGKVWSDNTRVPPDFGFRTGGARSIRGYPYLSIGVDRGDAVVDAPTLLVGSVEYDHYFDERWGIGFFVDAGDAAQSFGDMQIAVGYGVGARVRTPAGPLFLDVAYGQRDHSLRLAFSLGIAF